One part of the [Synechococcus] sp. NIES-970 genome encodes these proteins:
- the glmU gene encoding UDP-N-acetylglucosamine pyrophosphorylase: protein MVAVAILAAGKGTRMKSDLPKVLHSLGGRSLVERVIESCALIEPERICTIVGYRAAEVKTALAHLPQLEFVEQTEQLGTGHAVQQLLTPLKGFAGDIVLLNGDVPLLRPETIANLVKTHQENNNDATLLTAQLPNPTGYGRVFCDGDNLVTQIVEHRDCNDAQRKNNRINAGVYCFKWEVLAEALPKLTTNNDQQEYYLTDVILHCNQVMAMDVADFQEISGINDRFQLSAAYEILQDRIKEKWMKAGVMIHQPDTVTIDDTVQLEPDVIIEPQTHLRGNSVVKAGCRLGPGSLIENSVIEANTKILYSVVNDSHVGSNTQVGPYAHIRGQAQVGEQCRIGNFVEIKKSTIGNQTNMAHLAYIGDATLGEKVNIGAGTITANYDGVNKHQTVIGDRSKTGANSVLVAPITLGEDVTVAAGSTITKDVENDCLVVARARQKEIKGWRLKS from the coding sequence ATGGTAGCGGTAGCAATTTTGGCAGCGGGTAAAGGCACAAGAATGAAGTCGGATCTCCCGAAGGTGCTTCATTCCCTGGGGGGGCGATCGCTCGTCGAACGGGTCATTGAAAGTTGTGCCCTAATTGAACCAGAGCGAATTTGTACCATCGTCGGTTATCGCGCCGCTGAAGTAAAAACAGCCCTCGCCCATTTGCCCCAGCTAGAATTTGTCGAACAAACAGAACAACTCGGCACGGGTCACGCCGTCCAGCAGCTCCTTACCCCCCTCAAAGGTTTTGCTGGGGATATCGTGCTGCTCAACGGTGATGTACCTCTCCTGCGCCCTGAAACCATTGCCAATCTCGTAAAAACGCACCAAGAAAACAACAACGACGCGACATTATTAACCGCTCAACTGCCTAATCCCACAGGCTACGGCCGCGTTTTCTGTGACGGCGATAATCTGGTGACTCAAATTGTGGAACACCGTGACTGCAACGATGCCCAGCGCAAAAATAACCGTATCAATGCTGGCGTATATTGCTTTAAGTGGGAAGTATTAGCCGAGGCACTGCCGAAATTAACCACCAACAATGACCAACAGGAATATTACCTTACCGATGTGATTCTCCATTGCAACCAGGTGATGGCGATGGATGTGGCAGATTTCCAGGAAATTAGCGGCATCAATGATCGTTTCCAGCTTTCAGCCGCCTACGAAATTTTGCAAGATCGCATCAAAGAAAAGTGGATGAAGGCCGGCGTCATGATCCACCAACCCGATACGGTAACCATTGATGATACGGTGCAGCTCGAACCCGACGTGATTATCGAACCCCAGACCCATCTGCGAGGGAATAGCGTCGTTAAAGCGGGCTGCCGTTTAGGGCCAGGCAGTTTAATTGAAAATAGCGTTATTGAAGCCAATACAAAAATTCTCTATAGCGTTGTGAATGATAGTCATGTGGGGAGCAATACCCAGGTCGGCCCCTATGCCCATATCCGGGGTCAAGCCCAAGTTGGGGAGCAATGCCGCATTGGTAATTTCGTTGAGATTAAAAAATCCACCATCGGCAACCAGACTAATATGGCCCACCTTGCCTATATTGGCGATGCAACCCTCGGCGAGAAGGTAAATATTGGCGCTGGAACGATTACCGCCAACTATGACGGCGTGAATAAGCATCAAACGGTGATTGGCGATCGCAGCAAAACAGGCGCAAATAGCGTTCTGGTCGCACCGATCACCCTGGGTGAGGATGTGACCGTCGCCGCTGGTTCAACGATCACCAAAGACGTGGAAAATGATTGCCTTGTGGTCGCCCGGGCCCGCCAGAAAGAAATCAAAGGATGGCGCTTGAAATCCTAG
- a CDS encoding diguanylate cyclase with PAS/PAC and GAF sensors, with translation MELQAHTLIKPILNSFDWGVMVVLDDQTQVFMNDTCAQLFQLSDETREFAPYDEQIAHIGRQFRDQAAFLGEIHDTENQPLLETQELFHTIDGRSLEIASQPITADYVLVGRIWHFREFTNHPNQGSTAFVRGKRQALIATVVAQTYHQRHPKEILSNVVNALGEVFAIERALIYQLDSEIHDGLRLEWLHKSFPQKCGDYYRYLQNNPWIWNFYSQVQCVHLGRDDTDASRKIHQILDQLQVQTCLSFPIIIHDRLWGVLLLHCCHGHREWLPDEIEFLETLSNQMAIAIHQDELNARLTTTQNQIRATNTTDELTLIPNARRFEQVLEKEWQRLAREELPLAILYCRIDYFDLYQETYGEELADGCLQQVSWAIALVCQRPADLVARCGREEFGVILPNTDLDGALYIADQILTSVQKLRISHLQSPREQYVSLSVGMNAFIPNLTILPSELIQSAQQALDAAAQAGGNQIKVGEMLTLEDIALSAVNPALDW, from the coding sequence ATGGAATTGCAAGCACATACGCTTATTAAACCGATCCTCAACTCCTTTGATTGGGGAGTCATGGTGGTTTTAGACGATCAAACCCAAGTGTTCATGAACGACACCTGTGCCCAACTGTTTCAATTGAGTGATGAAACCAGGGAATTTGCCCCCTACGACGAGCAAATCGCCCACATTGGCCGTCAGTTCCGCGACCAAGCTGCTTTTCTTGGAGAAATTCACGACACTGAAAATCAGCCCCTCCTAGAAACCCAAGAGCTGTTTCATACCATCGATGGCCGCAGCCTAGAGATTGCTAGCCAACCGATCACTGCTGACTACGTTTTAGTGGGTCGCATTTGGCATTTCCGTGAATTTACCAACCACCCAAATCAGGGCAGCACAGCATTTGTCCGGGGAAAACGACAGGCCTTGATTGCCACTGTTGTTGCTCAAACCTATCACCAGCGCCACCCCAAAGAGATTTTGTCCAATGTGGTCAACGCCCTAGGAGAAGTTTTTGCGATCGAGCGAGCATTAATTTATCAGCTAGACAGCGAAATCCACGATGGATTGCGACTGGAGTGGCTCCACAAAAGTTTTCCGCAAAAATGCGGCGATTACTATCGTTATCTGCAAAATAATCCTTGGATTTGGAATTTTTATAGCCAAGTGCAATGCGTGCACCTCGGGCGCGATGATACGGATGCCAGCCGCAAAATTCACCAAATCTTAGATCAGCTCCAAGTGCAAACTTGCTTGAGTTTTCCAATCATTATTCACGATCGCCTCTGGGGGGTGTTGCTGCTCCACTGCTGCCATGGCCACCGGGAATGGCTCCCCGATGAAATTGAATTCCTCGAAACCCTCAGTAACCAAATGGCGATCGCCATCCACCAAGATGAGCTCAACGCGCGACTGACCACGACCCAAAATCAAATCAGAGCCACCAATACCACCGATGAACTGACTTTGATCCCCAACGCCCGTCGCTTTGAGCAGGTGCTTGAAAAAGAATGGCAGCGCCTCGCCCGGGAAGAATTGCCCCTGGCCATTTTGTACTGCCGCATTGACTACTTTGATCTCTACCAGGAAACCTATGGGGAGGAACTGGCTGACGGCTGCTTACAACAAGTTTCTTGGGCGATCGCCTTGGTTTGTCAACGACCTGCTGATCTAGTAGCCCGCTGCGGTCGGGAGGAATTTGGCGTGATTTTACCGAATACAGACCTCGACGGGGCTCTCTACATCGCGGATCAAATTCTCACCAGTGTCCAAAAGCTGCGCATTAGCCACCTCCAATCTCCCCGAGAACAATATGTTTCTTTGAGTGTTGGAATGAATGCTTTTATTCCAAACTTGACGATTTTGCCATCGGAGTTGATTCAGTCAGCACAACAGGCCCTCGACGCAGCAGCCCAGGCGGGCGGCAACCAAATTAAAGTGGGGGAAATGCTCACCCTGGAGGATATCGCTCTGTCCGCGGTTAATCCGGCCCTTGATTGGTAA
- a CDS encoding DEAD/DEAH box helicase protein translates to MQVDLNQVFPFPLDEFQQKAIAALNADRSVVVCAPTGSGKTVIGEYAIHRALAMGQRVFYTTPLKALSNQKFRDFGDTFGEKQVGLITGDVIINGQATIVVMTTEIFRNMLYETPIGQVGTSLENVSTVVLDECHYISDRGRGTVWEESIIYCPSEVQIVGLSATIGEPEIFTAWINKTRQAAHADHPNRKEHRCELVDSDHRPVPLQFLYSNKKGLYPLLDDSGAKMNPRLRSRDHAPQGKRKKRQREDCPSLFTIVRQLRQKDLLPAIYIIFSRRGCDQSVTQLKEMTLVSPEEAKLLEATLLHFFLDNQPKLQEKLLKQCDDTPDFSALVLDFIAKNPFSTEKLVAYLEANPTLREQLWQYLAQESKFARPEQVEPLLRGIAAHHAGILPAWKELVEKLFEMGLVKLVFATATLAAGINMPARTTVITALSKRTDEGHRMLTPSEFLQMAGRAGRRGMDTVGYVVTVETPFEGAKEAARLALSEAEPLRSWFTPSYGMVLNLLQKHSLEESKELLSRSFAEYQVQQQLSPEQEAIAELTTEIAHLDIDLAAIDERHFERYGKLKERLKEEERLLGILREQAELENRKLLAPLVDQLPLGSILHLKGKNLRVKEAIAAVLVEQTAGQQFLCLGTDKQWYLVTNMDVVALNEGLYPADKLAQIPLPIDQKLTLGKNGKVDAEAFPLVKAIADYLLPLVEAPEVEAQKQRVVAVQAQFAASPLNQHDKPGKLLKRYQRRKELHKELNRRQTLYRQHANKRSYYWQDFLNLIEVLQEFHALDKYTPTVLGRAAATIRGENELWLALCLMSGQLDHLSPEHLAAAICAIISEPPRGDSWTDYPQPQAVLEVLGIRKKDQGHNPVSLWELRRQLYQVQKHCGVTMPVWLESKFIGLIEQWALGAEWTELCDNTSLDEGDIVRMLRRTVDVLWQIPQIPEIKPGLMRTAKEAIAKMKRFPV, encoded by the coding sequence TTGCAAGTAGATTTAAATCAAGTTTTTCCATTCCCGTTAGATGAGTTTCAACAAAAGGCGATCGCCGCCCTCAATGCCGACAGATCCGTGGTAGTTTGCGCACCCACAGGTTCTGGGAAAACCGTCATTGGTGAATATGCCATCCACCGCGCCCTAGCCATGGGTCAACGGGTTTTTTATACCACCCCCCTCAAGGCCCTTTCCAACCAAAAATTTCGTGATTTTGGCGATACTTTTGGCGAAAAACAAGTCGGCTTAATCACCGGTGATGTGATTATCAATGGTCAGGCCACCATCGTCGTCATGACCACCGAAATTTTTCGGAATATGCTCTACGAAACCCCCATTGGTCAGGTGGGCACTTCCCTGGAAAATGTCTCCACCGTCGTCCTCGATGAATGTCACTATATTAGCGATCGCGGCCGGGGCACCGTCTGGGAAGAATCGATTATCTATTGCCCTTCAGAAGTCCAAATTGTCGGGCTATCGGCAACCATTGGTGAACCCGAAATTTTCACCGCCTGGATCAACAAAACCCGTCAAGCCGCCCATGCCGATCACCCTAATCGTAAAGAACACCGTTGTGAGCTTGTCGATTCCGACCATCGCCCTGTCCCACTCCAATTTCTCTACAGCAACAAAAAAGGCCTTTACCCGCTCCTTGATGACAGCGGCGCAAAGATGAATCCTCGGTTGCGATCGCGTGACCATGCCCCCCAAGGAAAACGCAAAAAACGTCAACGGGAAGATTGCCCCAGCCTGTTCACCATCGTCCGGCAACTGCGTCAAAAAGACCTGCTTCCAGCGATCTACATCATTTTTAGTCGGCGGGGTTGTGACCAATCCGTCACCCAGCTCAAGGAGATGACCCTGGTTTCCCCCGAAGAAGCCAAACTCCTCGAGGCGACCTTACTCCACTTTTTCCTTGATAATCAGCCAAAACTCCAAGAAAAACTCCTCAAGCAATGCGATGACACCCCAGACTTTAGTGCTCTGGTGTTAGATTTCATCGCAAAAAATCCCTTCTCCACAGAGAAATTAGTCGCTTATCTCGAAGCAAATCCCACCCTCCGGGAACAGCTTTGGCAATACCTCGCCCAGGAGTCGAAATTTGCCCGGCCCGAACAGGTAGAACCTCTCCTGCGGGGGATCGCCGCTCACCACGCCGGGATTTTGCCCGCCTGGAAAGAACTGGTGGAAAAACTCTTTGAAATGGGCCTGGTGAAATTGGTTTTTGCGACGGCTACCCTGGCAGCCGGGATTAATATGCCTGCTCGCACCACCGTGATCACCGCCCTCTCGAAGCGTACCGATGAGGGACACCGAATGCTCACCCCCTCAGAATTTTTGCAGATGGCGGGCCGAGCCGGACGGCGGGGAATGGATACAGTGGGTTATGTGGTCACTGTAGAAACACCTTTTGAAGGGGCGAAGGAAGCAGCCCGTTTAGCTCTCTCGGAGGCGGAGCCGCTGCGTAGTTGGTTTACACCCTCCTATGGTATGGTGCTTAACCTCTTGCAAAAACATAGTTTAGAGGAGTCAAAGGAGCTACTGTCTCGGAGTTTTGCGGAATATCAGGTGCAACAGCAGCTCAGCCCTGAACAGGAGGCGATCGCCGAACTGACCACCGAAATTGCCCACTTAGATATTGACCTAGCGGCAATCGATGAGCGGCACTTTGAACGCTATGGCAAGCTGAAAGAGCGGCTCAAGGAAGAAGAGCGGCTATTGGGGATTTTGCGGGAGCAGGCAGAATTAGAAAACCGTAAATTGCTTGCCCCCCTGGTAGATCAGTTGCCCCTGGGCTCGATTCTGCACCTCAAGGGAAAAAATTTGCGGGTCAAGGAGGCGATCGCCGCTGTCCTCGTCGAGCAGACCGCTGGGCAGCAGTTTCTCTGTTTGGGGACAGATAAACAATGGTATCTGGTGACGAATATGGATGTGGTCGCCCTTAATGAAGGTCTCTATCCGGCCGATAAACTGGCCCAGATTCCCCTGCCCATCGACCAAAAGCTCACCTTAGGCAAAAATGGCAAAGTCGATGCAGAAGCCTTTCCCCTCGTGAAGGCGATCGCCGATTATCTGCTGCCTTTGGTCGAAGCTCCTGAAGTAGAGGCCCAAAAGCAACGGGTGGTCGCTGTCCAGGCCCAGTTTGCCGCCTCGCCCCTGAACCAACATGACAAGCCCGGTAAACTCCTCAAGCGATACCAACGGCGCAAGGAATTACACAAAGAATTAAACCGCCGCCAGACCCTCTATCGGCAACATGCAAACAAGCGCTCCTACTATTGGCAAGACTTTCTCAATCTCATTGAGGTATTACAAGAATTCCATGCCCTCGATAAATATACGCCGACGGTATTGGGTCGTGCTGCGGCCACCATTCGCGGAGAAAATGAACTGTGGCTGGCCCTCTGCCTGATGTCTGGCCAATTAGATCACCTCTCCCCTGAACATTTAGCAGCGGCCATCTGTGCGATTATCAGTGAACCGCCCCGGGGCGATAGCTGGACTGACTATCCGCAACCTCAGGCCGTATTAGAGGTATTGGGCATTCGTAAAAAAGACCAAGGCCACAACCCGGTGAGTCTCTGGGAACTGCGCCGCCAACTCTACCAGGTGCAAAAACACTGTGGTGTGACCATGCCCGTTTGGCTAGAAAGTAAGTTTATCGGCCTGATCGAACAGTGGGCCTTGGGAGCAGAATGGACAGAGCTCTGCGATAACACCAGCCTCGACGAGGGGGATATTGTGCGGATGCTACGGCGCACGGTGGATGTGCTCTGGCAGATTCCTCAAATCCCGGAGATTAAACCGGGCTTAATGCGCACTGCAAAGGAGGCGATCGCCAAAATGAAACGCTTCCCTGTCTAG
- a CDS encoding hypothetical protein (conserved hypothetical protein) has product MEPLPLPSHIHYETILQILERKSQQIADQDPLARTQIQQLILTVRKALSQQKQLERSCEQLRLPYEHHWSLTNQGPD; this is encoded by the coding sequence ATGGAACCATTGCCCCTGCCTTCCCACATTCACTACGAGACGATTTTGCAAATTTTGGAGCGTAAAAGCCAACAAATTGCGGATCAAGATCCCCTGGCGCGCACCCAGATTCAGCAACTGATTTTAACCGTTCGTAAAGCCCTGTCCCAGCAAAAACAACTCGAGCGTAGTTGTGAACAGCTGCGGCTCCCCTATGAGCACCATTGGTCTCTTACCAATCAAGGGCCGGATTAA
- a CDS encoding hypothetical protein (conserved hypothetical membrane protein), which produces MPVVLNQCRPPNFRRLKEILKATFQFFKSYGRWFIVGLTLFFLLATLRNHWEEVSTIRLDQRGWLLVAASLLTTTISHVWSALVWGRILKIFRVPIGYNGAITLYLRTNMAKYLPGNIWHFYGRMTRIVELGSPWGVASLSVLLEPLLLAAAAAIMVVLGLGWSLVDMNQFPLLRLLVPLGLMGVLGGLHPYFFNPVIQKVSRGKTQNHDPVRLEIYPWQPLLGSVFFMGLRGIGFLLTWGAIAPLAWPQVPQLIGVFSGAWLAGFIIPGAPGGMGVFEVVALGLLETVGHTNVSVGSLLTIVALMRGVSILAEILPLGIWGLRRSPLAELPPDRDVV; this is translated from the coding sequence ATGCCCGTAGTGTTGAATCAGTGCAGGCCCCCTAATTTCAGGCGGTTAAAAGAAATCTTGAAAGCAACATTCCAGTTTTTCAAATCCTATGGGCGTTGGTTTATCGTCGGGCTGACGCTCTTTTTTTTGCTGGCCACCCTCCGCAACCACTGGGAAGAGGTATCGACGATCCGCCTCGATCAACGGGGTTGGCTGTTGGTCGCTGCGAGTCTATTGACCACAACAATTTCCCATGTGTGGTCGGCCTTGGTCTGGGGTCGTATTCTAAAGATTTTTCGGGTTCCGATTGGTTACAACGGGGCGATCACCTTATATTTGCGTACCAATATGGCGAAATATTTGCCAGGAAATATTTGGCATTTTTATGGACGTATGACCCGAATTGTTGAGCTGGGTAGCCCTTGGGGCGTAGCCAGTTTATCGGTGCTGCTAGAACCCCTCCTGTTGGCAGCGGCGGCGGCGATCATGGTGGTTTTGGGTTTGGGCTGGAGTCTTGTTGACATGAATCAATTCCCCCTGTTGAGATTGCTAGTCCCCCTGGGGTTAATGGGGGTTTTAGGGGGGCTTCATCCCTATTTTTTTAATCCGGTGATTCAAAAAGTTTCCCGGGGCAAAACCCAAAATCACGATCCGGTGCGTTTAGAGATTTATCCTTGGCAACCACTCCTAGGCTCGGTATTTTTTATGGGGCTGCGGGGCATTGGCTTTTTGTTGACTTGGGGGGCGATCGCCCCGCTGGCCTGGCCGCAAGTTCCTCAACTAATTGGGGTCTTTAGTGGTGCTTGGCTAGCCGGATTTATCATCCCTGGCGCACCGGGGGGCATGGGTGTCTTTGAGGTGGTGGCCCTTGGCTTATTAGAAACGGTGGGCCATACGAATGTGTCAGTGGGCAGCTTGCTGACCATCGTTGCCCTGATGCGGGGGGTGAGTATTTTGGCCGAAATTTTACCCCTGGGAATTTGGGGCTTGAGGCGATCGCCCTTGGCAGAACTCCCCCCAGACCGTGATGTAGTCTAG
- a CDS encoding hypothetical protein (conserved hypothetical protein) codes for MVTASLHSGPNPYTSVLIIPTGIGAKIGGYAGDGIPIARLMAQVCDRLITHPNVLNGAQLFWPMANTFYVEGYGLDQFAAGNWGLRPVRRNKVGLILDQGIEAELQTRHIQGAEACRATLGLPVTDYVVTDAPLNVTLNVSETGVSWGTIENVGSLLRAAEKLITQAKVQAIAVIARFPDDEDSELLAQYRQGSGVDALAGAEAVISHLLVKQFQIPCAHAPALSPLPIEPALSPKAAAEELGYTFLPCVLAGLSYAPQFVMAGDRQTGTIWADQIDSLVIPASACGGSAVLSLAQTETLIIAVNENDTALSIFPESVGIKARRVDSYLEAIGTLVAHRAGLDFASLTPSVPSLNAI; via the coding sequence ATGGTTACTGCTTCCCTGCATTCTGGCCCTAATCCTTACACTTCGGTGTTGATCATTCCGACGGGGATCGGTGCAAAAATAGGCGGCTATGCAGGGGATGGCATCCCCATCGCGCGGCTCATGGCCCAGGTTTGCGATCGCCTCATTACTCACCCCAACGTATTGAATGGGGCGCAGTTATTTTGGCCTATGGCGAATACCTTTTATGTGGAGGGGTACGGCCTCGATCAATTCGCAGCGGGAAACTGGGGTTTACGACCCGTGCGCCGAAATAAAGTCGGTCTAATCCTCGACCAGGGCATTGAAGCAGAGCTGCAAACGCGTCATATCCAAGGGGCAGAGGCTTGCCGGGCAACCCTGGGCCTACCGGTCACAGATTATGTTGTGACCGATGCTCCCCTCAATGTCACCCTCAATGTTTCTGAAACAGGGGTCAGTTGGGGCACCATTGAAAATGTAGGTAGTTTGCTACGGGCAGCAGAAAAACTGATTACCCAGGCCAAAGTCCAGGCGATCGCCGTTATTGCTCGCTTCCCAGACGACGAAGATAGCGAGCTGCTGGCTCAGTACCGTCAGGGGTCTGGGGTCGATGCCCTGGCCGGAGCCGAAGCGGTCATTTCCCATCTACTGGTCAAACAATTTCAAATCCCCTGCGCCCATGCCCCGGCATTGTCGCCGTTACCCATCGAGCCGGCGCTTTCCCCCAAGGCTGCGGCCGAGGAATTGGGTTACACTTTTTTGCCCTGTGTTTTGGCGGGATTGAGCTATGCGCCCCAATTTGTCATGGCAGGCGATCGCCAAACCGGAACGATCTGGGCCGATCAAATAGATAGCCTCGTGATCCCCGCTAGCGCCTGTGGGGGGAGTGCGGTGTTAAGTTTGGCCCAAACTGAAACATTAATTATTGCTGTAAACGAAAATGACACTGCATTAAGCATTTTTCCAGAATCCGTTGGGATAAAAGCCCGTCGGGTAGACTCATACTTAGAAGCCATTGGGACCCTGGTCGCCCACCGCGCTGGTTTAGACTTTGCCAGCTTGACCCCCTCTGTGCCATCGCTCAATGCAATTTAG
- a CDS encoding CAAX amino terminal protease family protein — MEPLSRQQVLLLMGITALLLFIVGNLWRLIGNVELLAWEFSGLALIQGVAIALGIIGASSVLYAVWAEYRKSVDTYLEFVLKPLAVPDAIWLGLLPGLSEEFLFRGIMLPGLGLGWGALFISSFIFGVLHISGVQQWSYAVWATIIGFILGYSAIATGNLLVPVIAHIVTNFTSSLIWKLRHAKP; from the coding sequence ATGGAACCACTATCACGTCAGCAGGTGCTGCTCTTGATGGGGATCACGGCACTCCTCCTGTTTATCGTGGGAAACCTCTGGCGACTGATCGGAAATGTGGAGCTCTTGGCCTGGGAATTTTCGGGGCTCGCCTTAATCCAGGGGGTGGCGATCGCCCTGGGGATCATTGGTGCAAGCAGCGTGCTTTATGCAGTTTGGGCGGAATATCGCAAAAGTGTCGATACCTATTTAGAATTTGTGCTCAAACCCTTAGCAGTGCCCGATGCGATTTGGTTGGGTTTATTACCAGGTCTGAGTGAAGAATTTTTGTTTCGCGGAATTATGCTGCCGGGTTTAGGTTTGGGCTGGGGAGCATTATTTATTTCTAGCTTTATTTTCGGTGTGCTCCACATCAGCGGTGTGCAGCAATGGTCTTATGCTGTTTGGGCAACGATTATTGGTTTTATTCTTGGCTATAGTGCGATCGCCACGGGAAATTTACTTGTGCCTGTGATTGCCCATATTGTCACAAACTTCACTTCGAGCCTGATTTGGAAGCTCCGCCACGCCAAACCATAA
- a CDS encoding hypothetical protein (conserved hypothetical protein) — protein MNPTTVSILAEIPEALHQSLTDYLETHPNWDQDRVFAAALSQFLLQTGEGQTPREAENYRACARVYLETLFEQSKSY, from the coding sequence ATGAATCCTACTACCGTGAGCATTTTGGCAGAAATTCCCGAGGCCTTGCATCAGTCCCTGACCGACTACCTCGAAACCCATCCCAACTGGGACCAAGACCGAGTTTTTGCTGCTGCCTTGTCCCAATTTCTCCTCCAAACCGGAGAAGGGCAGACCCCCCGCGAAGCCGAAAACTACCGGGCCTGCGCCAGAGTATACTTAGAAACGCTCTTTGAGCAGTCAAAGTCTTACTAG
- the pth gene encoding peptidyl-tRNA hydrolase: MGQDKSLVIPQLIVGLGNPEPKYDHTRHNIGFEFVDRLAADWGATLQENRKFHGSWAEVRRNGQKLGLLKPTTYMNRSGQSLRAVIDWYKIPPESVLVVYDDMDLPLGRLRLRLQGSAGGHNGIKSIITHLGTQQFPRLRIGIGKTQIKGDKPTISHVLGKFSPAEKPVLKEVLGLAEDALALSLREGVEKAMSIYNARSVESVQAP, from the coding sequence ATGGGTCAAGATAAATCGCTCGTTATCCCCCAATTGATCGTCGGTTTGGGCAATCCAGAACCCAAATATGACCATACCCGCCACAATATCGGCTTTGAATTTGTCGATCGCCTGGCGGCAGATTGGGGGGCAACCCTCCAGGAAAACCGCAAATTTCATGGCTCCTGGGCGGAAGTACGCCGTAATGGCCAAAAGCTCGGTTTATTGAAACCCACCACCTACATGAACCGTTCTGGCCAATCCCTGCGAGCGGTGATCGACTGGTACAAAATCCCGCCAGAATCAGTGCTTGTGGTCTATGACGATATGGATCTCCCCCTAGGACGATTGCGCCTACGTCTCCAGGGTTCAGCAGGAGGGCACAATGGGATCAAGTCCATCATTACCCACCTAGGCACCCAGCAGTTTCCCCGCCTGCGCATTGGCATTGGTAAAACCCAAATCAAGGGCGATAAACCGACGATTTCCCATGTTCTGGGGAAGTTTTCGCCAGCAGAGAAACCCGTCTTAAAAGAAGTCCTCGGCCTTGCGGAGGATGCCTTGGCCCTCAGTCTCCGAGAAGGGGTCGAAAAGGCGATGAGCATCTACAATGCCCGTAGTGTTGAATCAGTGCAGGCCCCCTAA
- the cruH gene encoding Rieske [2Fe-2S] domain protein translates to MENRQPQVISSSGSQNPQKLDVRTCGINKNHWYVAARSAELTDQPFGFTLWEEDFVLYRDTDGKAHAMEDRCPHRQVKLSSGQVVGDNLECAYHGWQFDASGTCAHVPYLAENQKRPGCKIRSLPVREQDGFVWVFPGDPQILEKEAIHPLPIPEWDHLNYIVSVTTIDCEGHFSYLIENLMDMYHGHLHDDYQAWASAKLENIEVDGQRVDAHYEAQSYYKIDKIWSVSQLFIPSLRKLHPEPLDVSYVYPNWSATLGNDFKIMCLFCPTHGTRTRAYLLHFTSLNAFWRLHKLPVPFRRWVKDLCFNAAKGLLDGLVEQDVLMIEQEQKAYLENPQRQNVELNRALMAVQRLIKQQAIAQAESA, encoded by the coding sequence ATGGAAAATCGCCAACCCCAAGTTATCTCCAGTTCTGGATCCCAGAATCCTCAAAAACTGGATGTGCGCACCTGTGGTATCAATAAAAACCATTGGTATGTGGCAGCGCGCAGTGCAGAACTGACGGATCAACCCTTTGGCTTTACGCTCTGGGAAGAAGACTTTGTCTTATATCGGGATACGGATGGAAAGGCCCATGCCATGGAAGACCGCTGCCCTCACCGCCAAGTCAAGCTGAGTTCTGGCCAAGTTGTGGGAGATAATCTCGAGTGTGCCTACCATGGCTGGCAGTTTGACGCGTCTGGTACCTGCGCCCACGTGCCTTATCTGGCAGAAAATCAGAAGCGTCCAGGCTGTAAAATTCGTTCCCTACCAGTACGAGAGCAAGATGGTTTCGTCTGGGTTTTTCCAGGGGATCCGCAGATTTTAGAAAAAGAAGCAATTCACCCCCTGCCGATTCCAGAATGGGACCACCTCAATTACATCGTCAGTGTGACAACGATTGACTGTGAGGGGCATTTTTCTTATCTCATCGAAAATTTGATGGATATGTACCATGGCCACCTCCATGATGATTATCAGGCTTGGGCCTCGGCGAAGTTAGAAAATATTGAGGTCGATGGGCAGCGGGTCGATGCCCACTACGAAGCCCAGAGCTATTACAAGATTGATAAGATTTGGTCAGTGTCCCAGCTCTTCATTCCTTCCCTGCGCAAGCTGCACCCGGAGCCGCTGGATGTGAGCTATGTTTACCCCAACTGGAGCGCCACCCTGGGCAATGATTTTAAAATTATGTGTCTGTTTTGCCCGACCCATGGCACTCGCACCCGGGCTTATTTGTTACACTTCACGTCTCTGAATGCCTTTTGGCGACTTCATAAACTACCCGTTCCTTTCCGTCGCTGGGTCAAAGACCTCTGCTTTAACGCTGCCAAAGGTTTACTGGATGGCCTGGTGGAACAGGATGTGCTAATGATCGAGCAGGAACAAAAGGCTTATCTGGAAAATCCCCAGCGCCAGAATGTGGAACTCAACCG